CTGCTGTATCACTGCTTGGTATGATTTTCTGATTTGTTCGTAAGACAGTTCAGGTTGGCAATTAAGTTCCCTCAAAAATAGTAGTTCGTGTAAGATCTCTTCTTCTGGTACGTCTTCAAGTTGTAAATCGGCGTATTGTTTGTTGAAGCTTGGGGTGCCTGTTGTGTCTGTTTTTAGTGTTGTAAGGTTCTCGTTGAAGAAAAGTTGTGTGGCTTCGTTTTCTATTCCCTGCTGACCACGATCTTCTGCGATAAGTGCTTGAGCTTGTCTTAGAATTTCTAAAGGGGGTGTTCCGTATTGGTCGCTCTCTAGGTgcgttgtttcttcttccctaATTCTATCCCACTGAGCGACGAGGTTGTGCTCTTCTACTTCGTTGTCCGTTAGTAGGTTGATATTGCTAGGGGATTCGTTATCTGGGGCGATTTGTGGCTGTATCTGAGAATTTACTATTTCGCTTGTAGGACCCTGATTTTTTTTGGCTACTTTATTTTTGGTCGTGAATCCTGTAACTATTTTCCCAGCGCTTCGAAATACTTTTGTAAAATTAtccatttactttttttaggCGAATAAGTTCTAATTTCCTTTAGCAGTGGCGCTTATTggtaaaaaatcaatagataTTTGGCAATGtgggaaaaaattaaaggtgGCGCTATCTGAGATACCGGAAAGGTATAGGAAAATTCAAGTCTCTAACGGGGGTTCGGGGTTCGAATTTCACTGTCACCAATGTGAAGCTTGACTCTCCGGGTGAGAGTAGGCTTCCAAAATAAGACGAGATAGAGGGGGGGAATTTTAGGTAGACTTACAGTGTGTGCATAGTGACAACTAGCGGCGGTAGAGTAGAACGCGGCGGGTCGGGGCAtaaaacagtttattcacacaaacacttacacttacaaaattaaaagaacttgtCGAGTCGAGCACTAGATAAAGACTGAATTCGTCAGGGTTTTGGGGAAACATTTTATACGGGAAAACAAGGTCAGTTTAATTTAACATACGGGGaaaggtagagaatattttagtgtaaatttaacactaaaGTGTAAAAAGGTACCGGGTAAGGGTTTTCGGGTTAGGGTTCTCCGTGGGAACCAAGGTCGCACATCGGAGGTGTGAAATCGGCGTTGGTAAAAAAGGTTCGTGGCTGATCGTTCCTTACAATACAGTTATACCTGAGAGAGCCTTTGTGCAAAGCGATTCAGTTATAGGTTGCGAACTATTCGTACAATCTGTGTGGGGAAGAGTAGTTAACTGATTTTGAACAAGGCTGGAAATAGGTGTCCCTAAAATTGATGTAATTGTTTTGCATCTCGACTgctgtttcttcttcttcacttcAGGACCATTTTGAGTCAAATCTTCCAATGCTGGGCGCCTATTGTTCTGTTGTCTTTTAGGGCCTGAAAAAATATGTTGCGAGTGAGTTATACTGAAGAGTGAAGCAATTatgatgtacagtatcctgcacaaaaaggtgaacaccgatttggtttgaaaaagccatctgtgggtagaaaatattaatagtatacctttttaaggagaggtagggtggttttggcgcaaaatcatcataaggggggttgggtaatgtcagtccagacacctttttttttgccctaggtattaaatgtctggaaaagtgtagactcggtagactcccctaccccccggctaagtagaactattTATGCATTACAAagtagagtctttccattacttgttattgtcattatcgggtcgggtaatgcaaaaatttttctacttagccggggggtaggggagtctaccgagtctacacttttccagacatttaatacctagggcaaaaaaaaaggtgtctggactgacattacccaaccccccttataataattttgcgccaaaaccaccctacctctccttaaaaaggtaaactattaattttttctacccagagatggctttttcaaaacaaatcggtgttcaccttattgtgcaggatactgtacatagtTACCTAACAGATGCTTTGGTGTAGCTCCATCTCTCAGTCGCCATAGTTGTTGTGGATAAAATTTGCCTAAAATAAATTTACTGGTGACATCTTCATCAAAATGACGCCAGCACGAGCGTGACGAGTCCAAAAGCCACATTTTTGGAGGTATCCCTCTCCATTCCTCTAGACGATGTTTGGGTATTGGGACATTCCACGCCAAAAAAACCAATCGATGGCGcgtcaaaatttagattttgataaaaattggAGTGTGTATTGGAAAATACACCAACAATTTATTGCccaatttttggatttttcatttaataaGTTTAAGAGTTATTGCGATGTAAAAAtcgcattttttcattttgccgtgaaggcagaaaaaatgttttttttacttttctcttattcttgtctctatttttcactcgattgtgattttaaaaatgtcagTCCATTCCTTATTACTTTCTTTATAAagttcataaaataaatttctttttaataaaaaatttaatgtatagttaaaagaatgaaaaaaaatttctcccaACTTCAAAATTCTGTATCACAGAATGCTTGTCGATTGAGAAACTTTAATTTTAACCacaagaaagaagaacttTCATTTACCATTATATAAAAAATCCACgtgactttttttctttatagcTGATAATTAATTCTATCTATAAAGGGCTCTTTTTGCATttcaagactttttttttagccctGAGCATTCTCCCCCCATGAATGTCGGCCATTTTGGGAGGGGAGCGATTCCCCCCTTCATATCGTAAAAACGACCTTGAAACAGCCCTGAGTTTGGTAACGGCAGTTCGTCAGTCGTCAGTGTGCTAAAAGAATGGCTGGACCAAGTTCTGTGACTCAGTGTTCGGTTGGTATTCATCTTAAATCAGCATGTTACTTGAAACGGTTTGTGGAAGAAAACTATGAATTGGATACTTTAGATGACTTGGACGATAGCAATCGTAAAACAGTAGAGTTAAGAGTTAACATGTCGCATGTCTCTTCCATTTGTAAGCACCATAAAGTGGCCTTCACAACTCGGTTCTCATTATACCACCAAAGTGTTAAGTGTTCTAATATATTTGGGAAACACAAGAGCTTTGTTCCAACTGGCAACAATATTGTCACTCTTGCAAATTGCGTTAACATTGCTTCCAAAAAACCTAATCTTCACATTTATCCAGGCCAACGTTTTTGTGTTACATGTTATTCTCAAATGTACAACAGTAAAGTTATTGAcaatcctaaaaaaaaaagttcatcGAGTTCAGCTATGGGTGACATTGATAGTGCTTTGCAAGAAATAGGAAGTGACGATGCTTTTTCAAGCCCAATGAATTCTCCTTTAAAAGAACTTCAGAAATCTATCTTAGTAACAAATACACTGGATGTTACGCCTGTTCAGGTCAACCAAAAGAAATCTAAATTTCGACGTGAACCAGACATCATAAATAAAGCCAATCAAGTGAGGTGCGCATTCATCAAGCTACATTCTAATTTCATCCCTAGTGAGCGTAGTGttacaacataaaaaaaaattgcggaTGATTCTCTTTTTGTAGTGGatgattttaaaaagcaaatgGACGAGATTAGGTTGAAATgtttaaaactaaaaagtGACGATAATGCAAGTGGAATCATAAGTTTGCTTACTTTAGCTCCATCCTCTTGGAGTCAACAAACATgtgcagattttttttcagtttcgaTATCACAAGTTAAACGTTCCCGcatactaaaaaaagaaaaaggaattctATCTGTTCCAGACAAAAAGATTGGTCGTAAAATATCTCTTGATGAAATAGAAATCGTTCAAGATTTCTATTTATCTGATGATTATTCTCGTATGATGCCTGGTATGAAAGATTACGTGTCCGTAAGACAAACAgcaggagaaaaaaaagtgaaagtcCAAAAGAGGTTGCTTTTGATCAACATAGATgaactttttttcaaatataaagAATACTGTTTGAATCAGTTATGTATGAAAAGTTGCGGAAAGTCAAAATTCTTCGAACTTAGACCAATACACGTCATCGAAGTAGGAGCAGCTGGAATACATAACGTCTGTGTTTGTGAGAAACACCAGAACATCAAGTTAATGCTTGATGCAGTAAGTGATACTACAGAAAAATATCTTTGTATGAACATGATTGTTTGTGAtgtaaaaaattatgtttgtATGATGAAGCGGTGTGAATCTTGTCCAGGAACTGAAccgctaattttttttttaaagagccaAATTGGGGACTTATCCGTTATCAAATTCAAACAATGGGAATCAACAGATAGAACAATTATTGTAGACACTGAGTTGCCAACTACTGAATTTCTGACTCTACTCGTTAACAAAATTGATTGTTTAACAGTACATCACTACGTTTCAAAAGCCCAATCAAAGTTTTGTCGTGAACTTAAGCAGTCTTTGCCACTTAATGAATGCCTTTTACAAGGCGATTTCTCTCAAAACTACTCCATGATTTGCCAAGATTCTATAcaatcttctttctttccccccccccctcagcAATGTACAATTCATACTTTTCTTGCGTACATTAATATTAACGGAACAATTTCACACCACAGCATGTGTGTTTTCTCTGATTGCATGGTCCATAATACTGTTGCCGTCCacgaatttttaaaacatgtcataaaacacatttttacTCTTGCGCCcaatcttaaaaaaatcaCCCATTTTACTGACGGGGCAGGTGCCCAATataagaattacaaaaatttttgcaacCTTCTATTCCACAAAAAAGATTTCAATGTTGAAGCGGAATGGCACTTTTTTGCCACTAGCCATGGCAAAGGACCCTGTGATGGGATTGGAGGTACTGTTAAGAGGATGGCTAGAAGAGCAAGTCTTCAAGGGGGGGCAACTATTCAGACACCGCAAGCTTTATTTGAATGGTGTGATGAAAATATCATGAATATAAAATCTTTTTACGTATCTTCAAGTGCCATTGATGAGAATAAAAGATCTTTGGAATCGAGATTTGATAAGACTAAAAGAATCCCGGGTACGCTTTCTTATCATTCGTTCACCCCTAACTCTGATTGCTGTTCTATAAAAGTTCGTGATGTTTCTTTGTCTATTGTTTCAAAAGAATTTGTTGTCATGAATATTTCGTCTtcgaattttgatttttgtgatGTGAAAATCGGTT
This sequence is a window from Daphnia magna isolate NIES linkage group LG7, ASM2063170v1.1, whole genome shotgun sequence. Protein-coding genes within it:
- the LOC116935428 gene encoding uncharacterized protein LOC116935428 codes for the protein MWLLDSSRSCWRHFDEDVTSKFILGKFYPQQLWRLRDGATPKHLLGPKRQQNNRRPALEDLTQNGPEVKKKKQQSRCKTITSILGTPISSLVQNQLTTLPHTDCTNSSQPITESLCTKALSDSGCSQVTTFDVSLMDSAPVSITTALPGILTHFTVIRSVVKIHFFKLYPGSSQVTTFDDSLLDSALVPFTTAFPGILTHYTVIRSGFLPRLHRQSVAYQCVTPYFVIITVIII